The Stieleria maiorica genome includes the window GGCCGACGCCCAACTGATGCTGCTTCACAGTGATGCCAAGTGGGCCCAGACCAGCAGCCCCGAAGCGATCGCCGCCAACCAGCCGATCCTGGCCGGTCTGCGGGCGGAGATGCTGGCCAAGGACATCGAATTCGAAATCATGGGTCTGGAGGACGAGGTGACGTACACCAATTTGCCTCCGATCGCGCCGCCGGAGGATCCCGCCGAGCGGCAGCGGCTGCAAGAGCTTGAGCCTCAATTCCGCAGCCAGTTGGCCCGCCGGATCGCCCAGCAACAGCCGGACATCTCCGAGTCGATCGACTTGGGTGAAAACGAATCGATGAGCATGATCGGGCTCGGCACGATGCCGGTCCATCAACAGCTCGGTCCGGTCGACGGTCGCTACATCTACTATCGGCCCGTCTTTCCCAAGCTGACGTGCATCATGTGTCACTCGGCCGAAGGCGAAAAGGCGGCGCTTGCCACGTCGGGCACCCCGATCGAGCAAGCCAGCTTGGCACCGTTCCGGGTCATCCGCGTCAGCATGCCTTACAAGGACACGGAGAACCAAACCACTTGGATCAGCTCGATCGTCGTCGCGCTGGCGTTGTTCATCGTCGCCGCAACGCTGTACATGTTGCACGCGTTGATTCGCTACTTGGTCCTCGAGCCGCTTTATCACTTGCGCGACGTCAGCGATTCGATCACCCACGGCGACGTGACGCAGCGGGCGGAGATCGAATCGGAGGACGAGTTCCGCGAGCTGGCCGATGCGTTCAATCGGATGTTGCGCGGGATGCTGGAAAGTCAGGAGAAGGAGCGGATCATCAACGCCGAACTCGACGGCCGGGTCGACCAGTTAGCCCAGCTCAACTGGCAGCTTTACGAAGCCAACCGCGTCAAAAGCGATTTCATGGCCAACATGAGTCACGAGCTGCGGACGCCCTTGAACAGCATCATCGGGTTCTCCGATGTGTTGCAAGGCATCGACTCGCTGACGGACAAACAACGGCGTTACGCTCAGAACATTCAAAAGAGCGGGCGTCTGTTGCTGGAAATGATCAACGACATTTTGGATCTGGCCAAAGTCGAAGCGGGAAAGATGGAGGTCCGCCGCAACGAATTTGACCTCGGCCGCCTGGTCACCGCGCAGTGCGACATGATCGGATCGCTGTCGGAAGAGAAGGACATTTCGTTGACCGTCGACGTGCCCGACGATCTGCCGACGGCGTATCAAGATCCCAACAAGCTCGGCCAGATCGTCAACAACCTGCTCTCCAACGCGATCAAGTTCACGCCCGAAGGCGGCATGGTGACGGTGCGGGTGGTCGACCTGTCCGGGGGGCTGTCCACCGGCAGATTCCGGCTGCTGATCATCGACACCGGCGTGGGCATCGCCGAAGAAGACCAGTCGGTGATCTTTCAAAAATTCCGCCAGAGCCGCAAAGTGCTCGACGGGGAGGGGCTGACGCGCGAATTCGCCGGCACCGGTCTGGGGCTTTCGATCGTCAAGGAATTGGCCAAACTGCTCGGCGGTGAAGTCGGTTTCGAAAGCGAACTCGGACGCGGCAGCACTTTTTGGGTGGAGTTGCCGTGGCGATTGAGCGATGAAACATTGCAATTGGCCACCGAGTTGTCTCAGCCGCGCGGATTACCCACGCCGACCAATGGAACCGTCGGTGACGTGCCCGGTGACATGGTCGCAAAGTGAGCGACACACGCCTCGCCAGGCTTTGGCGCAATACCGCCAAGTTAAGCTCGACGGGGGGCCCGGACGCTGGCGCGAACCGGCTGATGTCAAACGATCATCAGCCGTTTGGCGCGAGCCTACGGACCCTGGCCCGATCAAAATGGACTTCGCCCGATAGAAACGACGCTCCCTTAGCAGCTTGCCGATGAAACCAGTTCAACTTTTTACCGACGGCGCGTGCAGCGGAAACCCCGGCCCGGGAGGCTGGGCGTTCATCCTGCGTTGCGGCAAAACCGACAAGGAACTCGAACGCTCGGCCGGTGATCCACAGACGACCAACAACAAGATGGAATTGCAGGCCGTGATCGAAGGCCTGAAAGCTCTCAAGGAGCCCTGCGAAGTCACGTTGTACGCCGACAGCAGCTACGTGCTGCAAGGCATGCAGAGCTGGATGAAGGGTTGGAAGAGCCGCGGCTGGAAACGAAAAGACGGTTCGAAACTGGTGCCCGTCAAGAACGTCGAACTGTGGCAAGAGTTGGACCGGCTGATGCAAACGCACCGGATTAAATTCGAACACGTCAAAGGCCACAGCGGCCACTTGGAAAACGAACGCTGCGACCAGTTGGCCGTCGCCGCGTATCAACGCTATCTGGTCAAGAAGTAGGAACCAACGATGGACGAGACCCCGCTGGCGGGAAAATGCGTGCTGATCCTGGTCGGAGACATCTACGAGGACCTGGAGCTGTGGTACCCGAAACTGCGTTTGATCGAAGCCGGTGCGGCGGTCACCGTGGCCGGCCCCGAAGCGGACCGGTGCTACGCGGGAAAAAACGGCTACCCCTGCGTCTCCGATGCGCGGATCGATGCGATGGATGAAGCGTCCTTTGACGCACTAGTGGTCCCTGGCGGATTTATGCCAGACAAACTGCGGCGTGACCCGGTCGTGCTGCGATTGGTCCAGGCATTCCATGACGCCAACAAACCGATCGCCGCGATATGTCACGGCGGTTGGATCCCGATCTCCGCGGGTGTCTACCGGGGCATCAACGTGACCGGATCGCCGGGGATCAAAGACGACTTGATCAATGCGGGGGCAAGCTACGTGGACGCCGCCGTTGTGGTTGACCGCAACCATGTGACCAGCCGTCGGCCCGATGACCTGCCGGATTTCTGTCGAGAGCTGATCAAGCTCTGTTGCGATTAGAAACAACGCACTCGCCCGGGACACCGCCGCCCAAGTGTCCTTGTGACCCGACGCGGTTGGTCAACCCTTGCGACCCAACGACGCAGCGCCGAACGCTGCGATGCCGCAGCCGACAGCCAAACCGGCGGTGATCACCGCGTTCCAACCCCACCGCGCCTTCTCCGTGACAACCGCGTGGTAGGTGTACGGCGACACCAGATCGAGCGAGCGGACTTCCATGTCCTCAAAATCCAGCACCACCGACGCCGGCTCCACCCGCGCGTAACTCTCTTCGACTTCCTGCAGGTGAGATTCGGTTGTGGTCGTGGTTTCGATCATTGCCCAGCGAACAGCGTTGTATCCCGCCCCCAAGAGCAGCGCCACGGCCACCAAGGCGAGCGCGACGAACGCGACCGCCCCGGCCCCGGTCGCCGTGGCCGGAGCCGTCTCGCTGCCCCCCGTTTCGACGCGCGGCAGTTTTCTCAGCTCACCCAGTTTTGGGATCGGCACGTCACCGCGGCAATGGGGGCATGGCGTGGTGTCACCCGCCTGGGCAGGGGTGACCGAAAGTTCAGCGTGACAATTTGGGCAAGATAGCAGGTGCATCGGCTAAAATATGAAGAAGATTTGAAGTTGTTGCGGGTGGACCCGACTGATGACGGGACTAAAATCTTACTCGTACTCGATCACGCCACGATACATGCCGCTCCCACACCGGACTGACCGCCCCCGTTAAGCGAGAAACGTTCCGTCTCTCTGCTCGATGGACCGCGATCACGACGCCTGTCGGACATCCCCGATGACCCGCGGCTAAATAGCGAACTAGTTTGTTCGTACGAGCGATCCGGTGGAATCGGATCTGCGACTCAGATTGGTGGCGTGAACACGTCGGGAACGGCATGGATGGCGAAAGTCGAAGTCCAACACCAGCAATGGTTGCGTGGATGGTAGGAACGAATTCCCATCGACCGAAAGAGACCTTCGCGTCCAACTTCCAAGCTTTGATCAAGCGGAACCATTCCGCTCGGTCGGGTTCAGGTGGTACGCGAGAATCGACTCGACGGTTCATTTTCGTTTACTGTCATCGGTTGCCCAACCGGCGTGAAGTGAAGGCACGAGGTGAAGACAAGGGTCATGCTTGGGGAAAGTTTGCACGGGAGAGTGACGGGCAGCAGCGCCAGTGCGCTTTCTCGCTCCCGGCAAAGTCAACTCAATCAAGATCAACTGGGACAACTGGAAAGTTTTTCCAATTGGTCGCGGACGCCAGGGAAGCGTTAGGGGGGTGGTAGAGTTTTCTCAGCGAATTTCAATCACACACCGTTGGATAGCTCGCCATGGTACCCGGCGATGCGGTTTGATCACTGGCAATTGGATCACTGGCAATTGGATGACTGGCAATTGGACCACTGGCAACCCGCCCATTGAACTGGAGTAGCGGTTTGGTGATTTTCACCAAATCACCCCTACGCCGAACCGACACACTGATCATCATTCATTACAGATACCCTGCACTGTTCCTCTTGGAGTTTTAGTTTTGTTCGATACCCTCTTGGACGAATTTGAAGACGTCGCCGCACATTCCGCCGAAGCGGTGACCGGTGGCTTTCGCAAACTTCCCATTGATGAGAACGAGGAAGATGGTGGCGTGGGTTCGCCTTCGCAAGTGGCCGAAGGTGAAGTCCAACTGGACAGTCCAGACGAATTGCTGGCGGTCGAGGAAGCGGAGACTTGGTCCGACGACCCGGTCCGCATGTACCTGACGCAAATGGGCGAAATCCCCTTGCTGACCCGTCGCCAAGAAATCGAATTGGCCAAACGCATCGAAGAGACGCGTCGACGGTTCCGAACCAAATTGCTCGAGAACCATTACGTCTTGGTCGAAGCCTACAAGACGCTGAAGAAGGTCTACCGCGGCCAGCTGCCGTTCGACCGCACCGTTCAGGTCTCCGTGACCGACCGGCTGGAAAAGGAACAGATCATCGGCCGGCTGCCACACAACCTGCTGACCCTGCAAACCCTGCTCAAACGCAACAAGCACGACTGGAAGGTCGCACTCAGCAAAAGCGCTTCCAAACGCCGCCGTGCGGAAGCCTGGCGGGCTCTGGCACGCCGCCGCCGCCGCGCCGTCCGTTTGATCGAAGAATTGGGCCTGCGGACCCAGCGGATCGAAACCCGCATCGAATTGCTGGACAAGTTCAGTCGCCGGATCGCCGAAATCGACTCGCTGATCCGCGACCAACGACGCACCAAGCACGGCCGCGAAACCCGCGACGCACTGCTGCACGAGCGACGCCAAATCCTGACCGCGTGCCAGGAAACCCCGACGTCGCTCCGCAATCGCGTCCGGATGCTGAAAATGGTCTATGCCGAGTACCAGCAGGCCAAACGAGAACTCAGCGAAGGAAACCTCCGACTGGTGGTCTCGATCGCCAAAAAGTACCGCAATCGTGGACTGTCGTTCCTGGACCTGATCCAGGAAGGCAACGCCGGCCTGATGCGGGCGGTCGACAAATTCGAATACCGTCGTGGATTCAAGTTCTGCACCTACGCGACGTGGTGGATTCGCCAAGCGATCACCCGCGCCGTGGCCGACCAAAGCCGAACCATTCGGATTCCGGTGCACATGGTCGAAACGATGAGCCGCGTTCGCAACGTCGCTCGCCAGTTGCTGCAAGAACTCGGACGTGAACCCACGATCGAAGAAACGGCACGCCGAGCCGATGTGACTGTCGAAGAGGCGCGTCGCGTGCTCACCATGAGCCGCTTCCCGATCTCGCTGGACCGACCGGTCGGCAATAGCGAGGACAGCCAGTTCGGCGACCTGCTGCCCGACGGCACCGCAGAAAGCCCCCAAATCGGCGCGACGCAAGAAATGCTTCGCGACCGGATCACCAACGTGCTCAAATCGCTCTCCTATCGCGAACGCGAAATCATCAAGCTTCGCTATGGACTCGGTGATGGTTACAGCTACACCCTGGAAGAGGTCGGGCACATCTTTAAGGTCACACGCGAGCGGATTCGACAGATCGAAGCCAAGGCGGTTCGCAAATTGCAGCAACCAAGCCGCAGCCAAGATCTGGTCGGGTTCCTGGATTAGCAGGGACGATCCAAATCGGCTCTTCACCCCATGACGCTTCAAGGGCGACGATTGAAAAATCGCCGCCCTTGTTTCTTCAGGTCATGCGGCGTGAACGAGCGGTCGACCGAAACTCAATTCGCGCACCTGCCGATGCCTTCGCAGAGTCGCCGTGTTCTCCGAACTTGGCGCACTCGAAAAAGCGAAGCTTTACCCCGCGCCGACCTCGGAGAGGACGGCGACTGTCCAGCCCAATCGAAAACGAAGCGGCGATAGAATACGAGATTATTAGCCTCGTCTCCGCTCTCTCCCCCAACGACAGCTCAACGCAATGCCGTCCGTCGCCGATGTCCTCTCGCAAGGCTGGAAAGTTCACCAAGCCGGCAAGATCCAGGATGCCCTGCGCGTGTATCAGCACGTCATCAAGCAAGCCCCACGCAACCCCGAAGCGCACGTCTATCTCGGCATCGCGTTGTTTGACCAGCGCCGCTACCACGAGTCGATCAGCGCCTATCGGACCGCATTGGCGCTCAAAGACGAATTCCCGATCGCCTGGAACAACCTTGGCAACTCGCTGCGGATGACCGGCGATGTCGAAGAAAGTGATGCCTGTTTCGAAAAGGCACACGCGCTCGATCCCAACTATTTATCGGTTTACAAGAACCGTGGAACGCTGTGGATCTGGTCCGGAGAAATCGAACGGGGGCTGCAGTGGTATGAGAAAGGGCTGAAGATCGCGCCCGAAGATCCCGAATTGCACCGCAATCTGGGTGTGATCTACCTGCTGTTGGGCGATTTCAACCGCGGCTGGCAGGAATACCGTTGGCG containing:
- a CDS encoding sensor histidine kinase translates to MFRVVQGLFSSMSLERKCLLFFGSAFTLLMCGAFLVVQTLGNRLVLRTTQQRAQDLADAQLMLLHSDAKWAQTSSPEAIAANQPILAGLRAEMLAKDIEFEIMGLEDEVTYTNLPPIAPPEDPAERQRLQELEPQFRSQLARRIAQQQPDISESIDLGENESMSMIGLGTMPVHQQLGPVDGRYIYYRPVFPKLTCIMCHSAEGEKAALATSGTPIEQASLAPFRVIRVSMPYKDTENQTTWISSIVVALALFIVAATLYMLHALIRYLVLEPLYHLRDVSDSITHGDVTQRAEIESEDEFRELADAFNRMLRGMLESQEKERIINAELDGRVDQLAQLNWQLYEANRVKSDFMANMSHELRTPLNSIIGFSDVLQGIDSLTDKQRRYAQNIQKSGRLLLEMINDILDLAKVEAGKMEVRRNEFDLGRLVTAQCDMIGSLSEEKDISLTVDVPDDLPTAYQDPNKLGQIVNNLLSNAIKFTPEGGMVTVRVVDLSGGLSTGRFRLLIIDTGVGIAEEDQSVIFQKFRQSRKVLDGEGLTREFAGTGLGLSIVKELAKLLGGEVGFESELGRGSTFWVELPWRLSDETLQLATELSQPRGLPTPTNGTVGDVPGDMVAK
- the rnhA gene encoding ribonuclease HI, whose protein sequence is MKPVQLFTDGACSGNPGPGGWAFILRCGKTDKELERSAGDPQTTNNKMELQAVIEGLKALKEPCEVTLYADSSYVLQGMQSWMKGWKSRGWKRKDGSKLVPVKNVELWQELDRLMQTHRIKFEHVKGHSGHLENERCDQLAVAAYQRYLVKK
- a CDS encoding type 1 glutamine amidotransferase domain-containing protein, translating into MDETPLAGKCVLILVGDIYEDLELWYPKLRLIEAGAAVTVAGPEADRCYAGKNGYPCVSDARIDAMDEASFDALVVPGGFMPDKLRRDPVVLRLVQAFHDANKPIAAICHGGWIPISAGVYRGINVTGSPGIKDDLINAGASYVDAAVVVDRNHVTSRRPDDLPDFCRELIKLCCD
- a CDS encoding TFIIB-type zinc ribbon-containing protein, whose translation is MHLLSCPNCHAELSVTPAQAGDTTPCPHCRGDVPIPKLGELRKLPRVETGGSETAPATATGAGAVAFVALALVAVALLLGAGYNAVRWAMIETTTTTESHLQEVEESYARVEPASVVLDFEDMEVRSLDLVSPYTYHAVVTEKARWGWNAVITAGLAVGCGIAAFGAASLGRKG
- a CDS encoding sigma-70 family RNA polymerase sigma factor → MFDTLLDEFEDVAAHSAEAVTGGFRKLPIDENEEDGGVGSPSQVAEGEVQLDSPDELLAVEEAETWSDDPVRMYLTQMGEIPLLTRRQEIELAKRIEETRRRFRTKLLENHYVLVEAYKTLKKVYRGQLPFDRTVQVSVTDRLEKEQIIGRLPHNLLTLQTLLKRNKHDWKVALSKSASKRRRAEAWRALARRRRRAVRLIEELGLRTQRIETRIELLDKFSRRIAEIDSLIRDQRRTKHGRETRDALLHERRQILTACQETPTSLRNRVRMLKMVYAEYQQAKRELSEGNLRLVVSIAKKYRNRGLSFLDLIQEGNAGLMRAVDKFEYRRGFKFCTYATWWIRQAITRAVADQSRTIRIPVHMVETMSRVRNVARQLLQELGREPTIEETARRADVTVEEARRVLTMSRFPISLDRPVGNSEDSQFGDLLPDGTAESPQIGATQEMLRDRITNVLKSLSYREREIIKLRYGLGDGYSYTLEEVGHIFKVTRERIRQIEAKAVRKLQQPSRSQDLVGFLD